The Kordia sp. SMS9 genome window below encodes:
- a CDS encoding DUF4105 domain-containing protein: protein MKKLVFLLFFFLGIAFGQQTSQIKLSSEATFSVITCGPGSELYSTFGHNAFRLKDPVYNYDVVYNYGTFDFNTPFFYIKFARGKLPYQLGRTSFKKFVYAYKYEKRWVKEQVLNLTPEQNKTLLAFLEENYKEENRSYKYDFFYNNCATKIREIITKNFDETIVFPEDHITADKTFRDLIYDYVTKNSWSSFGIDIALGAVIDREATPLEYEFLPDYVFETFKHATLKDGSPLVTAVNVILEEPNNKQDSSSFLLSPYVIFTILMLIVLVITAFDLKNKKRTRWLDAFLFLFTGLGGIMILLLWFATDHSMTVYNWNVLWLMPINLLFIRKFLLKRKECKDLWKHSATLITLIIIMLFLWLLNLQIFAFAAIPLLIMLLVRYAYVTYYFLNCKENKDISFIGSKS, encoded by the coding sequence ATGAAAAAACTCGTATTTCTTCTATTTTTTTTCTTGGGAATTGCCTTTGGACAACAAACTTCTCAAATTAAGCTTTCGTCAGAAGCGACTTTTTCAGTAATTACCTGCGGTCCTGGTTCAGAATTGTATTCTACCTTCGGACACAACGCGTTTCGCTTAAAAGATCCTGTATACAACTATGATGTGGTGTATAATTATGGAACGTTTGACTTTAATACGCCATTTTTCTACATCAAATTTGCGCGCGGAAAACTGCCATATCAATTGGGAAGAACGAGTTTTAAAAAGTTTGTATATGCATATAAATATGAAAAACGCTGGGTAAAAGAACAAGTGTTAAATTTAACACCTGAACAAAACAAAACACTTCTCGCCTTTTTAGAAGAAAATTACAAAGAAGAAAACCGATCGTACAAATATGATTTTTTCTATAACAATTGCGCGACGAAAATTAGAGAAATTATCACTAAAAATTTTGACGAAACTATTGTTTTTCCAGAAGATCACATTACAGCAGATAAAACCTTTCGCGATTTAATTTACGATTACGTTACCAAAAATTCTTGGTCTAGTTTCGGAATTGATATTGCTTTGGGTGCCGTTATCGACAGAGAAGCAACACCGTTGGAATATGAATTCCTGCCAGATTATGTGTTTGAAACGTTTAAACATGCAACATTAAAAGACGGTTCGCCATTGGTGACAGCCGTAAATGTCATCTTAGAAGAACCCAATAACAAACAAGATTCAAGTAGTTTTTTGTTGAGTCCGTATGTAATTTTCACGATTTTAATGTTGATTGTTCTTGTCATTACTGCATTCGATCTTAAAAACAAAAAACGCACGCGTTGGTTAGATGCTTTCCTCTTCCTATTTACAGGATTAGGCGGTATAATGATTTTGTTACTTTGGTTTGCCACTGATCATTCCATGACCGTATACAATTGGAATGTTTTATGGCTCATGCCGATCAATCTATTGTTTATTCGTAAATTCTTGCTAAAACGCAAAGAATGCAAAGATTTGTGGAAACATTCGGCAACACTGATCACTTTGATCATTATCATGCTATTTTTGTGGTTGCTTAACCTTCAGATATTTGCCTTTGCAGCAATTCCGTTATTAATTATGCTTTTGGTTCGCTATGCGTATGTGACGTATTATTTTTTGAACTGTAAAGAAAATAAAGACATATCTTTCATCGGATCAAAATCATAA